One genomic region from Prevotella sp. Rep29 encodes:
- a CDS encoding DUF6563 family protein, translating into MKTRIIFLLTLISCIVHAQENGGWTKPQINYDSLTTAFKERYKKPAKYCTSYSAFKNNLWIETEAITLQDFEGEKNIIDQCDQFRFKADSKELEKTMKNKALVVLFGDSLYFNCKRGTNNTRLRYRQGYVRAYRYKQYGLCIPNTIEKIRYNQMNTTLSAYALNFGLIGGLLAGAIMGAFYDHDCVLYMNEENELLKKIDAKMLESLLSDNPEELEEYKSLKRKQKNSAIVVMYYLRKMDLIRPN; encoded by the coding sequence ATGAAAACACGAATCATTTTTCTTCTGACACTTATCTCATGCATCGTACATGCACAGGAAAACGGAGGATGGACAAAACCGCAAATCAACTATGACTCCCTCACAACGGCATTCAAGGAAAGATATAAGAAACCAGCCAAGTATTGCACCTCCTATTCCGCCTTCAAAAACAATCTGTGGATAGAGACAGAAGCAATCACCCTGCAGGACTTTGAGGGTGAAAAGAATATCATAGACCAATGTGACCAATTCCGCTTCAAGGCAGACTCCAAAGAACTTGAGAAGACAATGAAAAACAAAGCCCTCGTTGTGCTGTTCGGCGATTCCCTCTATTTCAACTGCAAGAGAGGAACCAACAATACGAGGTTAAGGTATCGGCAGGGATATGTCAGGGCATATCGATACAAACAATATGGGTTGTGCATCCCAAATACGATAGAGAAAATCCGATACAACCAAATGAACACAACATTATCTGCCTATGCATTAAATTTTGGACTCATCGGCGGACTACTTGCCGGTGCAATAATGGGAGCATTCTATGACCATGACTGCGTATTATACATGAATGAAGAAAATGAGCTGTTAAAGAAAATAGATGCTAAAATGCTGGAATCCCTATTGTCCGACAATCCCGAAGAGTTAGAAGAATACAAATCACTGAAAAGAAAACAAAAGAATTCGGCAATAGTCGTGATGTATTATCTCAGGAAGATGGATTTGATACGTCCCAATTAA